In Paenibacillus algicola, a genomic segment contains:
- a CDS encoding MFS transporter: MKSWKVNLIVLWFGQFLVNAGMTMITPFLTLYLAQDLGMTNEREIGIWAGFIFAANFLTSFIFQPIWGKAADKYGRKLMLLRSGFGMALVIACMGFATHPWHLLVLRLLNGTISGFNPAAISLVSGTTPKSRMGFAMGIMQSGQVAGTILGPLIGGLMADWVGFRPIFFITGALIFCASLLALFLVREKFDRAEAMAAPQASVLAGLKELSHTRELPSLFTVTFLLQFAMLSPMSLLPLYVQQLHGQTEDIAIWAGMVIAVTGLSNMIASPLLGRLSDRIGAHRVLTFALIGAGLTLIPQAFVTDVWQLVAVRFMMGIFLGGLLPSVNALIRSYTPDGMESRAFGFNTSALALGNMLGAIAGGFMAGLIGIEGLFIVSGSLLLINMIWVRLRLYSGSGKVKPQ, from the coding sequence TTGAAATCGTGGAAGGTTAACCTCATTGTGCTTTGGTTCGGACAGTTTCTGGTTAATGCGGGAATGACGATGATTACCCCGTTCCTTACCCTGTACCTCGCTCAGGATCTTGGCATGACCAATGAGCGGGAGATCGGGATTTGGGCCGGTTTTATTTTTGCTGCGAACTTTTTGACGTCGTTTATTTTCCAGCCGATCTGGGGGAAAGCCGCAGACAAATACGGGAGAAAGCTGATGCTGCTCCGCTCGGGCTTCGGCATGGCGCTCGTGATTGCCTGCATGGGCTTTGCGACCCATCCCTGGCATTTGCTCGTGCTCCGTCTGCTGAACGGTACCATTTCCGGCTTCAATCCGGCAGCCATCTCACTCGTCTCCGGCACCACACCGAAGAGCCGGATGGGCTTTGCCATGGGGATCATGCAGTCAGGGCAGGTAGCGGGAACCATCCTCGGTCCCCTGATCGGCGGTCTGATGGCGGATTGGGTGGGCTTCCGGCCGATTTTCTTTATTACCGGGGCCCTGATCTTCTGCGCATCCCTGCTCGCCCTCTTCCTGGTGAGAGAGAAGTTTGACCGTGCGGAAGCCATGGCTGCCCCTCAGGCCTCGGTCCTTGCCGGCCTGAAGGAGCTGAGCCACACGCGGGAGCTGCCGTCACTATTCACCGTGACCTTTCTGCTGCAGTTCGCTATGCTCAGCCCCATGTCGCTGCTTCCGCTGTATGTCCAGCAGCTGCACGGCCAAACCGAAGATATTGCCATCTGGGCCGGCATGGTTATCGCGGTGACGGGGCTCTCTAATATGATCGCCTCTCCGCTGCTCGGACGCCTCAGCGACCGCATCGGAGCCCATCGCGTGCTCACCTTCGCCCTCATCGGCGCCGGCTTAACATTAATTCCGCAGGCGTTCGTGACGGATGTATGGCAGCTGGTCGCCGTCCGCTTCATGATGGGCATCTTCCTGGGCGGGCTGCTGCCTAGCGTGAATGCACTCATCCGCTCCTATACCCCCGACGGCATGGAAAGCCGGGCGTTCGGATTTAACACCAGCGCGCTGGCGCTAGGCAATATGCTGGGTGCGATTGCGGGCGGCTTTATGGCCGGATTGATCGGCATTGAGGGCTTGTTCATCGTATCGGGCAGCCTGCTGCTGATCAATATGATTTGGGTACGCCTCCGGCTGTATTCCGGCAGCGGTAAGGTGAAGCCTCAATAA
- a CDS encoding M14 family metallopeptidase — MRQYVVKPGDTVLRIAARYELAKEQLMTANPWISRQPYIKPGQIMFLPSSFRKRYMVMDGDTPESVAAAFQCEVCDLEAINPGLSLYRFTPGKTIALPPVSGGPLVQLQGEYGPRECAEDLLRLTSRYSCMTVEQIGASVLGTPIQALRLGSGNRALHVHGALHGNEWITSPCLLRFAEQYASAWTRGSSLLGHDVTEWFKQYTLWLVPMVNPDGVELVQQGVSGLGSAAGQLLEWNGGRENFRKWKANIRGVDLGDQFPAHWEQEVERRGKSGPAPQDYPGPAPLSEPEARGLYEHTLSIQPERVISWHSQGQEIYWNYRSCEPEYSEQWAHRLAQAAGYRAVKLSGSDAGYKDWFIQHYRKPGFTVELGRGINPLPLEDFEDLAFETTAIMAAFMSLA; from the coding sequence ATGCGCCAGTATGTTGTAAAACCCGGAGATACCGTGCTCAGAATCGCTGCCCGGTACGAGCTCGCCAAAGAGCAGCTGATGACCGCGAATCCGTGGATTTCCCGTCAGCCGTACATCAAGCCGGGACAAATTATGTTTTTGCCATCTTCATTTCGAAAGAGATATATGGTGATGGATGGCGATACGCCCGAGAGTGTAGCGGCTGCTTTTCAATGTGAGGTTTGTGATTTGGAGGCTATTAATCCCGGTCTTTCGTTATATCGCTTTACGCCCGGGAAGACGATCGCCCTGCCTCCGGTTTCGGGCGGACCGCTTGTACAGCTGCAGGGAGAGTATGGTCCTCGCGAGTGCGCCGAGGATCTGCTCAGGCTGACTTCTCGTTATTCATGTATGACGGTTGAGCAGATTGGTGCGAGTGTGCTGGGAACGCCTATTCAAGCACTCCGGCTGGGAAGCGGCAATCGTGCGCTGCATGTACATGGGGCACTGCACGGAAATGAATGGATCACATCGCCCTGCCTGCTCCGGTTTGCAGAGCAGTATGCCTCCGCTTGGACCCGCGGCAGCAGCTTGCTGGGCCATGATGTAACAGAGTGGTTCAAGCAATATACGCTCTGGCTCGTGCCGATGGTCAATCCCGATGGCGTAGAGCTCGTGCAGCAGGGTGTCAGCGGCCTGGGGTCTGCAGCCGGTCAGCTGCTGGAGTGGAACGGCGGGCGCGAAAATTTCCGCAAATGGAAAGCGAATATCCGCGGCGTTGATCTGGGTGATCAGTTCCCGGCCCATTGGGAGCAGGAGGTGGAGCGGCGGGGCAAATCAGGCCCTGCACCGCAGGATTATCCGGGGCCTGCACCGCTGAGTGAGCCGGAGGCACGGGGTCTTTATGAGCATACCTTGAGCATTCAGCCGGAAAGAGTCATTTCCTGGCACAGCCAGGGTCAGGAGATTTACTGGAATTATCGAAGCTGTGAGCCGGAATACAGTGAGCAATGGGCCCACAGGCTGGCTCAGGCAGCCGGCTATCGGGCTGTGAAGCTGTCGGGCAGCGATGCCGGCTACAAGGATTGGTTTATTCAGCATTACCGCAAGCCGGGCTTCACCGTCGAGCTGGGAAGAGGAATCAATCCGCTTCCGCTGGAGGATTTCGAGGACCTTGCCTTTGAAACGACGGCCATTATGGCGGCATTTATGTCATTAGCCTGA
- a CDS encoding nitric oxide synthase oxygenase — translation MSVTTSLLYEAERFIRTSYAELGIAPAEAETRIRAIELEIRQSGTYTHTEEELTHGAKLAWRNSNRCIGRLFWDSLRVRDARAASTPAQAAEHLVDHIYTATNGGKIIPTITIFAPETDGDESLRIWNHQLIRYAGYEQDGRMAGDPASLDFTSQCRALGWRGQGSDYDVLPLVIQKGNAVPEWFPLPPDAVLEVELDHPEVPDFQRLGLKWYAVPIISDMSLEIGGIRYPSAPFNGWYMGTEIGSRNLADTFRYNKLPAVAAHLGLDTSRDSSLWIDRALLELNTAVLYSFKRSGVSIVDHHTAASQFRRFEEREQDAGRSVTGDWTWLIPPMSPASTHIFHAAYKNELKSPMFRYQERPY, via the coding sequence ATGTCAGTCACAACGAGCTTGCTGTACGAGGCCGAGCGCTTTATCAGGACAAGCTATGCCGAGCTCGGCATAGCTCCTGCAGAGGCAGAAACCCGAATCCGCGCGATCGAGCTGGAAATCCGGCAGAGCGGTACATATACACATACCGAGGAAGAATTAACACATGGTGCCAAGCTGGCCTGGCGTAACAGTAACCGCTGCATTGGCAGGCTGTTCTGGGACAGCCTCCGGGTCAGGGACGCCCGGGCTGCCTCTACGCCGGCCCAGGCGGCAGAGCACTTGGTGGATCATATTTACACCGCCACCAATGGCGGCAAAATTATCCCGACGATTACGATCTTTGCTCCCGAAACGGACGGAGATGAAAGCCTCCGCATCTGGAACCATCAACTGATCCGGTATGCCGGCTACGAGCAAGACGGCAGGATGGCCGGTGACCCGGCCTCCCTGGACTTCACGTCCCAGTGCCGCGCACTGGGGTGGAGAGGACAGGGAAGTGACTACGATGTCCTTCCTCTGGTTATTCAGAAGGGGAATGCCGTCCCGGAATGGTTTCCTCTCCCTCCTGATGCTGTGCTGGAGGTGGAGCTTGACCATCCCGAGGTGCCGGACTTTCAGCGCCTGGGACTGAAATGGTATGCTGTGCCTATCATCTCCGATATGAGCTTAGAGATTGGCGGCATTCGCTATCCGTCAGCACCTTTTAACGGCTGGTACATGGGCACCGAGATCGGGTCAAGAAACCTGGCCGACACATTCCGGTACAATAAGTTGCCCGCCGTCGCCGCCCATCTGGGTCTGGATACGTCCAGAGACAGCTCCCTGTGGATCGACCGGGCGCTGCTGGAGCTCAATACAGCCGTGTTGTACTCGTTCAAGCGTAGCGGTGTCAGCATTGTAGATCATCACACTGCCGCTTCACAGTTCCGGCGCTTCGAGGAACGGGAGCAGGATGCGGGAAGATCCGTGACCGGAGATTGGACCTGGCTGATCCCTCCCATGTCTCCTGCATCCACTCACATCTTCCACGCTGCTTATAAGAATGAGCTGAAATCTCCGATGTTCCGTTATCAGGAAAGGCCTTATTAG
- a CDS encoding THUMP domain-containing class I SAM-dependent RNA methyltransferase: protein MPQLQLIATAPMGLEAIVARELKDLGYTDMEVENGRVVFAGDLIDICRCNYWLRTSDRILVKMGEFQATTFDELFEGTKALPWEEWIPADGEFPVEGRSHKSQLSSVPACQGIVKKAIVEKLKLSHHTEWFPEDGPLYRIEVSLLKDRALLTLDTTGPALHKRGYRKLVTEAPLKETMASALIQLSRWGPHRPLYDPCCGSGTILIEAAMMAWNIAPGLRRSFPSEQWDKIGSRNWEEAREEAFDAVTDDIPLQLGGSDIDPKAIEVAKAAAKSAGLAKEIKLDVLPASKALPQGDFGCIITNPPYGERLSEKEEVERLLRQFGNLLQQLPTWSFFALSPAKQFEHYLGRKADKRRKLFNGRIECQYYQFLGPLPPRPRQES from the coding sequence ATGCCTCAATTGCAATTAATCGCTACCGCGCCCATGGGCCTGGAGGCCATTGTAGCCCGGGAGCTGAAAGACCTTGGATATACCGATATGGAGGTAGAGAACGGCAGAGTCGTTTTCGCCGGTGATCTGATTGATATATGCCGCTGCAATTACTGGCTCCGGACCTCGGACCGGATTCTTGTAAAGATGGGAGAGTTTCAGGCCACGACCTTTGATGAGCTGTTTGAAGGCACCAAGGCGCTGCCTTGGGAAGAATGGATTCCGGCAGACGGAGAGTTCCCTGTAGAAGGGCGTTCGCATAAATCCCAGCTTAGCAGCGTCCCGGCTTGCCAGGGCATCGTCAAGAAAGCGATCGTAGAGAAGCTGAAGCTGTCCCACCACACGGAATGGTTCCCGGAGGACGGCCCGCTTTACCGTATCGAGGTATCGCTCTTGAAGGACCGCGCACTTCTGACCTTGGATACAACCGGACCCGCCCTTCATAAACGCGGCTACCGCAAGCTCGTGACTGAAGCACCGCTGAAGGAGACGATGGCTTCCGCACTGATCCAGCTTAGCCGCTGGGGTCCGCATCGCCCTCTCTATGATCCTTGCTGCGGCTCAGGAACGATCCTGATCGAAGCAGCCATGATGGCCTGGAACATCGCACCCGGCCTGCGCCGCAGCTTCCCATCCGAGCAGTGGGACAAGATTGGCAGCCGGAACTGGGAAGAAGCGCGTGAGGAAGCCTTTGATGCCGTGACAGATGACATTCCGCTGCAATTAGGCGGCAGTGACATTGATCCGAAAGCCATTGAGGTCGCTAAGGCCGCTGCCAAAAGCGCAGGCCTCGCGAAGGAAATCAAGCTGGATGTGCTGCCGGCCTCCAAGGCTCTGCCTCAGGGTGATTTCGGCTGCATCATTACGAACCCTCCTTATGGCGAGCGCCTGAGCGAGAAGGAGGAGGTCGAACGCCTGCTTAGACAGTTTGGCAACCTGCTGCAGCAGCTGCCGACATGGTCATTTTTTGCACTGAGCCCGGCCAAGCAGTTCGAGCATTATTTGGGCCGCAAGGCCGACAAACGGCGCAAGCTGTTCAATGGACGCATCGAGTGTCAGTATTATCAATTCCTGGGTCCGCTGCCGCCGCGTCCGCGTCAGGAATCTTAA
- the racE gene encoding glutamate racemase codes for MQQAIAILDSGVGGLTVAKEVMRQLPREKVIYFGDTARAPYGPRTPEEVRQFTEQIVDYLLQYDPKMIVIACNTATAAALDYISAKVQIPVIGVIHPGARAAISATKTGHVGVIGTAGTIGSGAYTAALKQLSPYVQVQSQACPTLVPLVEQGLFRAEGSLQVVREALSTLHPDEMDCLILGCTHYPFLIDTIQQVMGDGVKLISSADETAREISTILYDKGQLASSEETPVHQFFCTGDAEMFQSIAAEWLGEHIRRTPVVWQITKL; via the coding sequence GTGCAGCAAGCCATTGCAATACTAGATTCGGGTGTCGGCGGTCTGACCGTTGCCAAGGAAGTGATGAGACAGCTCCCGCGGGAGAAGGTCATCTACTTCGGCGATACCGCCCGCGCACCCTACGGACCCCGTACCCCGGAAGAAGTCCGTCAATTCACGGAGCAGATCGTAGATTACCTGCTTCAATATGATCCTAAAATGATCGTTATCGCCTGTAATACAGCGACAGCAGCAGCCCTGGATTACATTTCCGCAAAAGTGCAGATTCCCGTGATCGGGGTCATTCATCCTGGCGCCCGGGCCGCCATCAGTGCGACCAAGACAGGACATGTCGGTGTCATTGGTACAGCCGGAACGATCGGCAGCGGAGCGTACACGGCTGCACTGAAGCAGCTTTCGCCCTACGTGCAGGTTCAGAGTCAGGCTTGTCCAACCCTGGTCCCGCTTGTGGAGCAGGGGCTGTTTCGAGCGGAGGGATCGCTGCAGGTGGTGCGTGAAGCGTTAAGCACTCTTCACCCTGATGAAATGGACTGCCTCATTCTGGGCTGTACCCATTATCCATTTCTCATAGACACCATTCAGCAGGTGATGGGCGATGGCGTCAAGCTGATCAGCTCAGCGGATGAAACGGCGAGGGAAATCAGCACGATCCTTTATGATAAGGGTCAGCTGGCGAGCAGTGAGGAAACGCCGGTGCATCAGTTCTTTTGTACAGGGGATGCAGAGATGTTTCAGAGCATTGCTGCCGAATGGCTCGGAGAGCATATCCGGCGGACGCCGGTCGTTTGGCAGATTACGAAGCTATAA
- the hemH gene encoding ferrochelatase, whose amino-acid sequence MKIGVLVMSYGTPQSLEDVEAYYTHIRRGNKPSEEQLKELTDRYEAIVGGVFPLRENTDRQVSSLQETLNRHAQEAGVEFVCYQGLKHAAPFIEDGVDQMVQDGIQKAIGIVLAPHFSTMSVGTYIKRARAKAEEAGIDMQFVESYHLHPLLLEALAERVGAVLDQFQEAGALRDHVRVLFSAHSLPERILSMGDPYQEQLLETSKAVAEKAGVSQWQFTWQSAGRTHEPWLGPDILDTLQELKHEQVEDVLVAPIGFVSDHLEVLYDLDIEAKAIAKEMDMRLMRTPSLNSDPKYMETLADCVLTKWKQG is encoded by the coding sequence ATGAAAATCGGTGTATTGGTGATGTCTTATGGGACCCCGCAGAGCCTGGAGGATGTGGAGGCGTACTATACTCATATCCGCCGGGGAAACAAGCCGTCGGAGGAGCAGCTGAAGGAGCTGACCGACCGCTATGAAGCCATCGTTGGCGGCGTCTTCCCGCTGCGCGAGAATACAGACCGTCAGGTTTCCAGTCTGCAGGAGACGCTGAACCGCCATGCCCAGGAGGCAGGCGTGGAGTTTGTATGCTATCAGGGCTTGAAGCATGCAGCGCCTTTTATTGAGGACGGCGTCGATCAGATGGTCCAAGACGGCATACAGAAAGCCATCGGCATTGTGCTGGCCCCTCATTTTTCTACAATGAGTGTAGGCACATATATTAAAAGAGCCCGTGCAAAAGCAGAGGAAGCCGGCATTGACATGCAGTTTGTGGAGAGCTACCATCTTCACCCGCTGCTTCTTGAGGCGCTGGCTGAGCGGGTCGGAGCGGTGCTGGATCAATTTCAGGAAGCGGGAGCGCTTCGCGATCATGTGAGGGTTCTCTTCAGTGCGCACAGCCTGCCAGAGCGTATTTTGTCGATGGGAGATCCGTATCAGGAGCAGCTGCTGGAAACCTCCAAGGCTGTGGCTGAGAAAGCAGGCGTCAGTCAGTGGCAGTTTACGTGGCAGAGCGCCGGACGTACACACGAGCCTTGGCTGGGTCCGGATATTTTGGATACACTGCAGGAGCTGAAGCATGAGCAGGTTGAGGATGTGCTGGTTGCGCCGATCGGCTTTGTGTCCGATCATCTGGAAGTGCTGTATGACCTGGACATTGAGGCCAAAGCCATTGCCAAAGAAATGGACATGCGTTTGATGCGCACACCTTCACTGAACAGTGATCCGAAGTATATGGAAACCTTGGCTGATTGTGTGCTTACAAAGTGGAAGCAAGGTTAA
- a CDS encoding DUF1450 domain-containing protein produces MPNDIRVCEKCKGTSLKTIIPKLKKLAPDADIKVGCKSYCGPCKKRAFVYVNGRYISAPTEDEVLAKAKPFIKQSS; encoded by the coding sequence ATGCCTAACGATATTAGAGTGTGCGAGAAATGCAAAGGCACCTCACTCAAGACGATTATTCCAAAATTGAAAAAGCTTGCCCCTGATGCGGACATCAAGGTCGGCTGTAAATCCTACTGCGGACCGTGCAAGAAGCGCGCTTTTGTGTATGTGAACGGCCGGTATATCAGCGCTCCCACGGAGGATGAGGTGCTGGCGAAAGCGAAGCCGTTTATCAAGCAGTCTTCCTGA
- a CDS encoding O-methyltransferase: MVRSQEEYVNQLFTEDEELRSVRNSIAEAGMKDISVAPAYGRLLTLLVQASGAREVLEIGAFGGYSGICLCRGLGSGGRLTSLELNEEFAAQASSRLTQAGFGGMFQFRTGLAADSLSQLKEEGRRFDFFFIDADKGNYPLYLEYALELANPGALIAGDNCFLRGRTLDPEKNGPSVQAVRQFNERMASDPRLTSTMLPSYDGLVLARVNET; the protein is encoded by the coding sequence ATTGTGAGATCTCAGGAAGAGTACGTCAATCAGCTGTTTACCGAGGATGAGGAGCTTCGGTCTGTTCGGAACAGCATTGCAGAGGCCGGCATGAAGGATATTTCTGTAGCTCCTGCATACGGAAGGCTGCTAACCCTGCTGGTTCAGGCTTCCGGCGCGCGAGAAGTGCTGGAAATCGGTGCCTTTGGCGGATACAGCGGGATCTGTCTTTGCCGGGGACTAGGGTCAGGCGGTCGCCTGACCTCATTGGAGCTGAATGAGGAATTCGCGGCACAGGCGTCTTCACGGCTGACTCAAGCGGGCTTCGGCGGCATGTTTCAGTTCCGTACAGGTCTTGCGGCAGACAGCCTGTCTCAGCTGAAGGAAGAAGGGCGCAGGTTCGATTTCTTCTTTATTGACGCAGATAAAGGCAACTACCCCTTGTATCTGGAATATGCACTGGAGCTCGCGAATCCGGGTGCCCTGATTGCAGGAGATAACTGCTTTTTGAGGGGACGCACCCTGGACCCGGAGAAGAATGGTCCGTCGGTGCAGGCCGTGCGCCAATTTAACGAAAGGATGGCCAGCGATCCGCGGTTGACCAGCACGATGCTGCCCTCATATGATGGACTCGTGCTGGCCAGGGTGAACGAGACATAG
- the hemE gene encoding uroporphyrinogen decarboxylase — MTYNDQFIRACRKQEMNQVPVWYMRQAGRYDPEYRKIKEKYSLLEICRQPELAAEVTLMPVRKLGVDAAILYSDIMNPVASIGIDFDIVKNIGPVIENPISTAADVARLTPIDVEGDLGHVLETIRILDRELQVPLITFAGAPFTIASYLIEGRPSRNYIKTKEMMYSEPKVWFSLMDKLGDMVIAYLRAHTENGGKAFQLFDSWVGALSPKDFEVYVLPTITRIFAELQDLDVPKIYFPGVSSGELLPSLHGLQADVIGLDWRVSIQEGRRRLNHGFAVQGNLDPTVLTAPMDVIQQYAKEIIDQGIQEPGFVFNLGHGLFPEASLDKLRELTDYIHEYSREALKSI, encoded by the coding sequence ATGACTTACAATGATCAGTTTATCCGAGCTTGCCGAAAGCAGGAAATGAACCAGGTTCCGGTGTGGTACATGCGGCAGGCAGGACGTTATGATCCGGAATACCGCAAGATCAAGGAGAAATACTCGCTGCTTGAAATTTGCAGACAGCCCGAGCTGGCGGCTGAGGTCACATTGATGCCGGTACGGAAGCTGGGTGTGGATGCCGCTATACTCTATTCGGACATCATGAATCCGGTTGCCTCCATTGGGATTGATTTTGATATTGTGAAGAACATCGGTCCGGTCATTGAGAATCCGATCTCCACGGCAGCGGACGTAGCCCGCCTGACCCCGATCGATGTAGAAGGGGATCTTGGACATGTTCTGGAGACGATTCGTATCCTGGACCGCGAGCTGCAGGTGCCGCTCATTACGTTTGCTGGTGCGCCCTTTACCATTGCGAGCTATCTGATTGAGGGACGCCCTTCCCGCAACTACATAAAGACGAAGGAAATGATGTATAGCGAGCCGAAGGTCTGGTTCTCGCTGATGGACAAGCTGGGCGATATGGTTATTGCTTATTTGCGTGCCCATACCGAGAATGGCGGCAAGGCATTCCAGCTGTTTGACAGCTGGGTGGGGGCCCTCTCTCCGAAGGATTTTGAAGTGTATGTGCTGCCGACCATTACCCGCATTTTTGCGGAGCTGCAGGATCTGGATGTGCCCAAGATTTATTTCCCGGGTGTCAGCTCAGGGGAGCTGCTCCCTTCGCTGCACGGCCTGCAGGCTGACGTGATCGGTCTGGATTGGAGAGTTTCGATTCAAGAAGGCCGCCGTCGCCTGAACCATGGGTTTGCGGTACAGGGCAACCTGGACCCGACCGTGTTGACTGCTCCGATGGATGTAATCCAGCAGTACGCCAAAGAGATTATCGATCAGGGCATACAGGAGCCGGGCTTTGTGTTCAATCTCGGCCATGGTCTTTTCCCGGAGGCTTCTCTCGATAAGCTGCGGGAGCTGACGGATTATATCCACGAGTATTCCCGCGAAGCATTGAAGAGTATTTAA